Within Claveliimonas bilis, the genomic segment GCGCAAAAGAAATAATAACAAATCATAAAAACCACTTTTATATTATGGAGAAAGGATTTATCTATGGATTTTCTCTGGCTGCTGGAAGGGATCCGCACCCCTTCCATGGACAAAATTATGCAGGTTATCACCTATTTCGGACAGGAACTCATTCTTGTGGGCATCATCTGTTTTCTTTACTGGTGTGTAAATAAAAAGCTGGCATATCAGCTGGGCTTTACTTATTTCAGTGCCGGGCTGATCGTCCAGACACTGAAGATTTCTTTTCGGATTCCCAGACCCTGGGTTCTGGATCCCAGCTTCCATGCTGTGGAAAGTGCTGTTCCTGATGCTACCGGATATTCCTTTCCAAGCGGGCATACACAGGGCGCCTCTTCTTTTTTCTTTCCGCTGTTTACATGGACCCGGAAGAAATGGCTGAAGGTTTTGTGTATTTTTGCGCCCTTATGCGTGGGCTTTTCCCGTATGTATCTGGGCTGCCATACTCCCAAAGATGTCCTTGCTTCTCTGGGAGTATCCGCTCTTTGCACATGGCTGATCTGGCATTTTCGCGCCCTCTTTTTGGAAGATTCTCCTCACAGCCGAAGTGTGTTCGCTGCCATGCTTATCTTCTCTGCAGGAGCTGCCATTTATGCGCTCCTCCTTCTGAAGAACGGCATTGTTACTGAAGAGCTTGCCTCCGACTGCTGCAAAGCTGCCGGCGCAGGCATGGGGTTTGCCGTAGGCTGGTATCTGGAGCGGACAAGGATACGGTTTTCCACAGCCGCGAAAAACCGCCGGATCCAGGCGGCCAAACTTATCTGCGGACTTGGTATGCTGCTTCTGATCAAAGGAGGACTTTCCTTTATCCTTGGCACATCCATACTTGCAAAAATGATAGAATATTTTATACTTATATTATGGATCATCGTGATATATCCGGCGATTTTCCAAAAAATACTCGGCACCGCCCAGGAGACTTAGGAGGCATTATGAAAAAATATATTACTATGTTCCTTTCCTATCTTGCCATGTTTCTGGAGTTTTTTATCTCCATGATGCTTGCAGTCGGAATCATCCTTTTATGCATACGTCTGGCCGGTTCTCTTGTACATATCCCGGACCTGGATGTTTATCCCAATTATGAGGATCTGCTGGAATCCTGTTTTGAGCTGATCATTGGTGTTGAGCTGATCCGTATGATGTACTACCACACACCGGACACGGTATTTGAAGTACTGGTTTTTGCCATCGCACGGCAGATTATCAACGGCCATTCCTCTGCTCTTTCCAGCCTGATCGGAGTATGTGCCATCGCCGTTTTGTTTGCCACAAGAAAATTTCTTTTCTGCGGATTCGATCTCCTGGAGAAAAATATTTTCCGTGCTTCTTCCAGAATTCAGGTGATCAATAAGCTAATGGCCTGTCATATTCCATGTCCCAGTCCGTCCTCTACTCTCAATGACGCGATACTTGAAAAAATGTCGGAAGAAAATGTAACTCCTGAAGTAGGTACATGTGTTTCTGTTGCAGATGTTGCTCTTCGTATCGATAAAATGAAGGACGGAAAAATTTCAAGAATCGAAGTAATACATGCTATACATTGACACAAAAACATGTTATACTCAATATATCAGATATAAATAGTTTGTCTTACTATTTTGTCAGACATTATTTCGTCTGAAATTCTCTTAAAAAGGAGTTGGGCATCATGAAATTTATCATTAGCGGAAAGAACATTGATGTGACACCTGGTTTAAAGGATACCATCACACACAAATTAGGAAAGCTGGAAAGGTATTTTACTCCTGATACGGAAATCATTGTTACGTTGAGCGTTGAAAAAGAACGTCAGAAAATCGAAGTCACTATCCCGGTAAAGGGCCAGATCATCCGGTCCGAGCAGGTCAGCAGCGATATGTATGTATCCATTGATCTTGTGGAGGAAGTCATTGAACGTCAGCTTCGCAAATATAAAACAAAGCTGATTGCAAGACACCAGGAAGGGGGTAATTTCAAACAGGAATTTTTTGACAGCCAGGAACAAAACGAAGCAGATGAGGAGATCAGGATTGTACGTACCAAACGTTTTGGTATCAAACCTATGTATCCGGAAGATGCCTGCATAGAAATGGAACTTTTGGGACATGATTTCTTTGTTTTCTGTAATGCGGAAACAGAAGAAGTCAACGTGGTATACAAACGAAAAAATGGAACCTTCGGTCTGATCGAGCCGGAGTTTCAATAACAGGGTGCTCCCTTTTTCATGACCAGAGTTCTGGAGTTTACTCCAGAACTCTGGTCTTTCCATTTATTTCTGCATAAAAGCAGGGACCCCCTTCTGTTATGTTCGCCCGTCCTGCCGTTGCTTCTGTTACTTCTTCCTTTATCTTATCCAGCAGCTCTTCCGGTACCAGCGCCTCCAACGCTACCCGGTCCGTATATTCCGTATCCAGGATTGCTATATTGCGCTCCCCAAATATATACTGTATTTTTCCAAGTCCCGTATAATCCGTTTCAAGGTTCAGTTTAACGCCCCGTTTTCTGGTTATAATAGTAGAAGATAAAAGACCTTCCTTTACCGCCGCCGAATAGGCCCGCACAAGTCCTCCCGTTCCAAGAAGCGTTCCTCCAAAATATCTCGTCACCACTACTGCCGTGTCATGGAGATCTTCTCCCAGGAGTACATCCAGCATCGGTTTACCCGCTGTTCCGCTTGGTTCTCCGTCATCGCTGCATCTTTGAACTTCATAGTGCTCTCCAATGACATAAGCAGAGCAATTGTGCGTAGCATCCCAATACTTCTTTTTCATAGATTCCACAAACGCCACTGCTTCATCTTCGTTTGACACCGGAAGAACTGTAGCGATAAAACGGGACTTTTTTTCTGTGATCTCTCCTTCTCCCCCCTGATATACTAATCGATACTCCATTTTTATATCCCTCACTTTCATACATATATACTATACTTGATTTCTTAAGTTTTTCCTACTGAAATATGAAGTTTTCATTTTCTTCTTTATTTCAATAGGTAAATTTGCTATAATGACTTGGAATAAAGGAGGCATAAATGCATGAATTACGGAAAAAGAAAGATTTCTAAAAAGCAGAAAGAAATCACCTCAAAATCGACCATGCAGGGCAAGCGCGTCGGAGTCAGACTGATCAAGGCATTTTTCCTTTGTGTGATCGCCGTTTTCATTATCGGTGCCGTAGGTGGTCTGATTTTTTTAAAAAGAATTCTGGATAATTCTCCTGATATCTCTCCTGAGGATGTCCGCCCAAAAGGATATACCACTTTAGTATACGCCGATGACGGTTCCACGGAAATTGAACGTTTTGTAGAAGCCGGCTCCAATCGTATCTACAAATCCATTGATGAGATTCCGAAGAATCTCCAGCATGCATTTGTAGCGATCGAAGACGAACGTTTTTATGAGCACAACGGAATCGATCCCCAGGGTATTCTCCGTGCGGCAGTAACGGGTCTTGCTTCCGGGGGAAACTTTTCACAGGGTGCCAGCACGCTGACACAGCAGCTGATCAAAAATAATATCTTTCCTGATTTTGTAAATGAAGAGACCTTCTATGACAGGTTAGAGAGAAAGATTCAGGAACAGTTCCTGGCACTGGATATCGAAAAGCAGATGTCAAAAGAGGAGATTCTGGAGGCATATATGAATACCATCAATCTTGGACAAAATACTCTTGGTGTTCAGTCTGCTTCCAAACGTTATTTCAATAAAGATGTATCAGAGCTTACCTTATCGGAATGTGCGGTTATTGCCGGAATCACGCAGAATCCTTCCCTGTACAATCCGATCACCAATCCGGAAGAGAACGCAAAACGGCGTGAAGAAGTTCTGAATAAAATGCTGGATCAGGGCTATATTGACCAGGCCGCATATGATGAGGCTATGGCAGATGATGTATATGCAAGAATCCAGACTGTCAATTCACAGATTGGTGAGGATTCTCCTTATTCCTATTTTGTAGACGCCCTCTCTGAACAGGTAATTAACGATCTGCAGTCCAAGCTGGGCTATACAGAGACTCAGGCTTACAATGCCCTTTACAGCGGAGGCCTTACCATTATCTCTACTCAGAATCTTGCCCTTCAGCAGATCTGTGATGAAGAGATGAACAATGACAGTAATTACCCCTGGCTGAAAGAAGTGGGACTTTCTTCCTATGCCCTGACTGTCACAAGAGCTGACGGCACTGTAGAAAATTACAGTGAAGGTCATGTCGAGGCATTCCGCGCTGAAACATACGGAAGCACAGAGGGGCTTACCTTCTCTTCGGAAGAGGAAGCGAACAGTGTCATTGCCGCCTGGAAGGCCAGCATTGCAAAAGAGGGCGATACCTATGATGAGTCCATCATCCTCACTCCGCAGCCTCAGGCTTCTGTCACTTTGATGGATCAGGCGACAGGACAGATCAAGGCACTGGTGGGTGGACGAGGCGCTAAACAGACCAGCCAGAGTCTGAACCGCGCTTACACCGGTTCCAAAAGGCAGCCTGGTTCCTGTTTCAAAATCCTCTCTGCATATGCACCGGCTCTGGATACCAACCAGATTACTCTTGCTAATGTCATAAAGGATGAACCGTGGACCTATTCCGACGGTACAAAATTTAAAAATGCCGGCAACAGCTACATGGGCAATATTACAGTTAGAGAGGCCATTGCCAATTCACAGAATACCTGTGCTGTAAAAACGATCCAGCAGATCACACCGGATCTGGGATATGAATACGCAAAAGAGAATTTCTCTATGAGCACTCTGGTGGACAATGATAAATATGAACCGATCGCTCTTGGCGGTCTGACAGATGGTGTATATAATTATGAATTGTGCGCGGCCTTTGCTTCTATTGCTAACGGCGGTGTATACAATACGCCTACTCTTTACACAAAAATTTTGGATCATGACGGAAATGTTCTGATCGAGAATCCTTCCGAATCTCATACAGCGATCAAAGACTCCACTGCTGCTCTTCTTACAAGCGCAATGGAAAGCGTTGTTACAAGCGGAACAGGACGGGCTGCCGCCCTTTCCAATATGCCTGTTGCAGGTAAGACCGGAACCGCCGATGAAGACAAGGACCTCTGGTTCTGCGGTTATACTCCGTACTACACCTGCTGTGTATGGGGCGGATATGATGATCCAAAATCTCTGACGAATATTGACACTACCTTCCGTCTGCGGATCTGGAACTCCATCATGAGCCGTGTCCATGCCGGTCTGGAGACACGGGACTTCCAGATGCCAGCTTCTGTTGAACAGAAAACAATCTGTACAATTACAGGAAAACTGGCACGGGCAGGAAGCTGTCCTTCTGTAACGGAATATTTTGCTACTGACAATGTAGCTACTGAGGTTTGTCCTGGACACGGTTCCGTCGATTCTGGTGATTCCGACAATACCGCAAATCAGGATGCAAATACGTCTTCTGATTCCGGCAATACCGACACTGGCAACACCGGTAATACCGGCAGTGGTTCCGGTGATTCCGGCAATACCGGCGGCGGTTCCGGTGATTCCGGCAATACCGGCGGCGGTTCCGGTGATTCCGGCAATACCGGCGGCGGTTCCGGTGATTCCGGCAATACCGGCGGCGGCTCCGGTGATTCCGGTAATACCGGCGGCGGTTCCGGTGATTCCGGCAATACCGGCGGCGGTTCCGGTGATTCCGGTAATACCGAAGGACAATAAAGTAATTAAAAGAAAAAGCGGATTATAAAAAATCAAAGGGACAGAAAGAAATTTCTTGTCCCTTTGATTTTTTATTAACCTATACGCTGTATTCAGATACTCCACTTTTGGCTTAGCATCTGTAGTTTTACCATATGAGGATAAATTTCCCCTTTCTCCATAAGTATGCCAGGCGTTCCCTGTTCCGCCACCTTGCCGCCGGAAAGCACAACAACCTTGTCTGCCCCGCTTACTGTTCGCATGCGATGTGCAATTACAAGCACTGTTTTATCTTTTATTAATCTCGACAAAGCGGACTGTATCAAAGTTTCATTTTCCACATCGAGACTTGCAGTGGCCTCATCCAATAAAATGACAGGTGCATTTTTCAGGAAAGCCCGGGCTATGGAAATCCGCTGCCTTTCGCCGCCGGACAACTCGCATCCGTTTTCTCCGATCATACTATTATAACCATCCGGAAGCTTCCCGGCAAATTCCTCACAGTTTGCCATTTGTGCAGCTACAAGCACTTCTTCGTCTGTTGCATCTTTTCTTCCTATCCTGATATTTTCCATAATAGTATTATTAAACAACGTAACATCCTGGAATACAATAGAGTACAGCGACAGTAAAGCTTCCGGATCTATTTCCGATATATCCATCCCCCCGACCGTAATTTTTCCTTTGCTGACATCCCAGAACCGCGCTGCAAGCCGGGAGACTGTGGTCTTTCCTCCACCTGACGGACCTACCAGAGCCGTCACTTCTCCCTGCTTCGCAGTAAACGATACATCTTCCAGAACGGTTTCTCCCATGTTGTAAGCAAATCCCACATGATCGAATACAATATCATATCCTTTATTTGTCAGACTGCTGCTGCCCCCTTGAACCGGATGATCAAGAATTTCATTCATCCGGTTAATATTCGTCCTTGTAGAGATAACGGCCGCCAGATTTTGCAGTGCCCCTTCCAGAGGAGCATACAGCCTGGAGGCAACAAGCAGAAACATAAAGAACAGTGGAATATCAATCTCACCGCGAATCAGAAGCACTGATCCTGTGAGAGCGACTGTGGCAATACCGAACTTTAAAATTAATGTGGCTGAAACAACAAACAAAGCAGTTCCAAGTTCTGTAATAATATGTCTTTTTTCCACATCGTCGATTTTCTTATACAGACCTTTCAAATACCTTTTTTCCGCGTTATTTGCCTTTAAGTCCTGTAATGTTTCGATGCACTCCTGCACTCCCTTTTCAAGAGCTACATTGGCAGTTACTGACTTTCTGTTGAAATATTCCTGGATCCTCGCTGAAAAAAGTGTGATCGCAAAGGCAACCGGCAAAACCCAAACTGCTGCCAAAGCCATCCGCCAGTCATAGGCAAAAAGGCACAGCGAAATAAATGTTGTAGAAATAATCGATCCTGCCAGAGCGGGAACATAATGTGAAAATGCCGTTTCAAGAGTGGCACAGTCTCCCATAATAGAATTCGTCAGATCTGCAAGATCCTTTTTCCCGAAAAAGGACAGCGGAATTTTCCGAAGCTTTTCTGCCAGAGTAACACGCCTGACTCCGCTTTCCACATAAGTTGCCAGGTAAGTCGCATTATATTGAAACCAGGCAGCAATAAATATAACTGCAAGGCAAATCACAATACCTATCCCATAAAAAGCTGTGCGTTGTCCATTTACTCCTCCATTCATCATATCAATAACCAGAAAATACAGGAGTCCGACAGGCAGCATGAAGGAGATATCCTGTACCACGCATGCAAGGCACCCTTTTATCAAATCCACAGCTCCCTGTCTTGATAATGCAAATCGTTTCTGTAATATCCGAATCATAGACTTACCTCCTTTGCAATTTTCCACTTCGCCGCTTCCGAATAATTTTTCCACATATGAGTAAATATTCCATTTTGCGCGATCAATTCTTCATGCGTGCCACTCTCAGCAATTTTCCCATCCCTCAGTACATAAATGCAGTCTGCATCGGTAATAGAAGAGAGTCTGTGTGCGATCATTATTACTGTTTTTCCTTTTGAGAGAACCGATAATGCCTGCCCTACCCGTACTTCATTATCTGGGTCCGCAAATGCAGTGGCCTCATCCAGGATCAGAATAGGTGCATTCTTTAAAATAGCCCTCGCAATTGCAATTCTCTGCTGCTCGCCACCTGACAGATATACACCGTTTGTACCGACAACAGTATCTATTCCATCCGGCAGTTTTTCAATAATATCCATGCACTGTGCCGCATCCAGAGCCTGTATAACTTCCTCTCGCGATGCGTTGGGTTTTCCCATACGTACATTCTCCAGAATAGAGTCCTTGATCAAGCGGCTGTTCTGAAATACAAAAGATATTTTATTCATAAGTACTTCTTTCGGAATATCTCGTATATCGACATTCCCTATCAAGATCCGTCCCTTCTGCGGATCAAAAAATCTTGTCACAATATTGGCAAGAGTTGTCTTTCCACCTCCCGATGGACCTACCAAAGCTGCCTTCTGTCCCTGCCCGATAGAAAGAGAGATATGATCCAATGCATTTTTCTTTCCATCATAGCTGTAGCTTACTTCTTCCAATGTAATAGAATAGTTAAAGGGTTCCTGCACTTTTCTGCATTCCGGCAGAGGTTTTTCCTTCAGCACCTCATCAATTCTGTTTATCGCGTCATTTACGATCATCGCATCCTCGCTCATAAACATAATTTTTGTCAATGTCGTTCCAATTACCGGAGTAATAATGATATAGAAAATAAGGTTTAAAAGCAGTGTATCCGTTACTCCCCCTCTTGCAAAAATAATTCCCCCAGCGATCAGAAAAGCAAATACTCCATTGATAGCAGTCGTATAAAACATCATAGGAAGCCGCAAAGCCTTTGTGTATGCGATAACCCACTTTTCATAATTGTCAATAGTTCCTTTGAATCGTTTAAACGAAAAAATTGTCTGTCCGAACGTTTTTACTACCGGTATTCCCCGCACATATTCAACAGCCTCATTAGACATATCTGAAAGTGCATTTTGATATTCTTCCATTTTCTGCTCCATATTTTTTCCGGTCATTTTCATCATGATCAAAAAGCCAAGAACAACCGGTATCAGGCTTAAGAGTCCCAGTCTCCAATCAAAGACAACAAGCAGAAAAAGCAGTCCTGCAGGTGTTGCAACGGCGCCGGCCTTATCAGGAAGTCTGTGTGCAAGATAGTTTTCAGTTGCACTGCTGGATGTATTCACAATCCTCCTAAGCTTCCCGCTTCCGTATTTTTCCGTCACACCAAGAGGAAGTGCGGTGATATGGCGCATCAGTTCTTTCCGGATATTGGATGCAACCCTAAATGCACTGATATGCGAACACATCAGAGCCGCTATATAGACAATAACAGATATCACCGCGAATCCTACTGCCTGCCAGCCATAATGAGTAATACTGTATGCCCGTGAAAAGTCGGGAGACACTTCCAGTATGTCGTGGATGATACGCCATATGTACCAGAAAGGTACAAGTGCCAGAAGCGCACTTATAACTGATAATATCCAGGAAAGATAGGTCAGTATCTTATGTCTTCCGGCATAGCTCATCAATCTTGATAAATTAGACTGTTTTTTCATGAAAAACCCTCCTTGAAAATATTTTTATGATATGAGAATAAATTTATTATTCTCTAATATCTCCAGTTAGTTGTTTCGTATTTTAGTTAGTTTATACTAACTAATGTATCAAATATAATGGAAAGCTCTCGCCTTCCATTATTCAAAACTACAGACTCAAATTACCTGCTGTCCCATAATTTTCATCCATCCGGCAGTATAGAAATCTCTCATTTCTTTTAAATAATGCTCTGCCTCTTCAAGCGGCATTTCATGTATGATCAATTCAAAAAATGTATTGAACATCCCTGTAATCAATATATGTTCCAATCTTTCGTCAATAGGAGGCGACGGTCTTCCTAATTTTTTAAGCACTTCCATATAGTCGCGAGTTCCTTTTGTTTCGATTTCTACCATTTTATCGATAAGTTTTGAAAAACGCGTCCCCTCTGAATGGCAGAGAATCAGTTTAAATTCATCCAGATATTTATAAGCATATAGAAGCATATCGTACATACATCCGCCGGAAACTGTACTAAGATTTTCCGGCTGTTTTTCTTCCGGTAAATCTGCAAATTCCTTCTGGGCATTGCAGAAACAATTCATAAAATAATCATATTGTT encodes:
- a CDS encoding ABC transporter ATP-binding protein, with product MIRILQKRFALSRQGAVDLIKGCLACVVQDISFMLPVGLLYFLVIDMMNGGVNGQRTAFYGIGIVICLAVIFIAAWFQYNATYLATYVESGVRRVTLAEKLRKIPLSFFGKKDLADLTNSIMGDCATLETAFSHYVPALAGSIISTTFISLCLFAYDWRMALAAVWVLPVAFAITLFSARIQEYFNRKSVTANVALEKGVQECIETLQDLKANNAEKRYLKGLYKKIDDVEKRHIITELGTALFVVSATLILKFGIATVALTGSVLLIRGEIDIPLFFMFLLVASRLYAPLEGALQNLAAVISTRTNINRMNEILDHPVQGGSSSLTNKGYDIVFDHVGFAYNMGETVLEDVSFTAKQGEVTALVGPSGGGKTTVSRLAARFWDVSKGKITVGGMDISEIDPEALLSLYSIVFQDVTLFNNTIMENIRIGRKDATDEEVLVAAQMANCEEFAGKLPDGYNSMIGENGCELSGGERQRISIARAFLKNAPVILLDEATASLDVENETLIQSALSRLIKDKTVLVIAHRMRTVSGADKVVVLSGGKVAEQGTPGILMEKGEIYPHMVKLQMLSQKWSI
- a CDS encoding TetR/AcrR family transcriptional regulator, translated to MSENEKTTLNLIQRAARQEFLEKGFRSASLRNIARAAGVTTGALYGYYGSKEELFASLVEEQYDYFMNCFCNAQKEFADLPEEKQPENLSTVSGGCMYDMLLYAYKYLDEFKLILCHSEGTRFSKLIDKMVEIETKGTRDYMEVLKKLGRPSPPIDERLEHILITGMFNTFFELIIHEMPLEEAEHYLKEMRDFYTAGWMKIMGQQVI
- the hpf gene encoding ribosome hibernation-promoting factor, HPF/YfiA family — its product is MKFIISGKNIDVTPGLKDTITHKLGKLERYFTPDTEIIVTLSVEKERQKIEVTIPVKGQIIRSEQVSSDMYVSIDLVEEVIERQLRKYKTKLIARHQEGGNFKQEFFDSQEQNEADEEIRIVRTKRFGIKPMYPEDACIEMELLGHDFFVFCNAETEEVNVVYKRKNGTFGLIEPEFQ
- a CDS encoding transporter → MKKYITMFLSYLAMFLEFFISMMLAVGIILLCIRLAGSLVHIPDLDVYPNYEDLLESCFELIIGVELIRMMYYHTPDTVFEVLVFAIARQIINGHSSALSSLIGVCAIAVLFATRKFLFCGFDLLEKNIFRASSRIQVINKLMACHIPCPSPSSTLNDAILEKMSEENVTPEVGTCVSVADVALRIDKMKDGKISRIEVIHAIH
- a CDS encoding ABC transporter ATP-binding protein; translation: MKKQSNLSRLMSYAGRHKILTYLSWILSVISALLALVPFWYIWRIIHDILEVSPDFSRAYSITHYGWQAVGFAVISVIVYIAALMCSHISAFRVASNIRKELMRHITALPLGVTEKYGSGKLRRIVNTSSSATENYLAHRLPDKAGAVATPAGLLFLLVVFDWRLGLLSLIPVVLGFLIMMKMTGKNMEQKMEEYQNALSDMSNEAVEYVRGIPVVKTFGQTIFSFKRFKGTIDNYEKWVIAYTKALRLPMMFYTTAINGVFAFLIAGGIIFARGGVTDTLLLNLIFYIIITPVIGTTLTKIMFMSEDAMIVNDAINRIDEVLKEKPLPECRKVQEPFNYSITLEEVSYSYDGKKNALDHISLSIGQGQKAALVGPSGGGKTTLANIVTRFFDPQKGRILIGNVDIRDIPKEVLMNKISFVFQNSRLIKDSILENVRMGKPNASREEVIQALDAAQCMDIIEKLPDGIDTVVGTNGVYLSGGEQQRIAIARAILKNAPILILDEATAFADPDNEVRVGQALSVLSKGKTVIMIAHRLSSITDADCIYVLRDGKIAESGTHEELIAQNGIFTHMWKNYSEAAKWKIAKEVSL
- a CDS encoding transglycosylase domain-containing protein, encoding MNYGKRKISKKQKEITSKSTMQGKRVGVRLIKAFFLCVIAVFIIGAVGGLIFLKRILDNSPDISPEDVRPKGYTTLVYADDGSTEIERFVEAGSNRIYKSIDEIPKNLQHAFVAIEDERFYEHNGIDPQGILRAAVTGLASGGNFSQGASTLTQQLIKNNIFPDFVNEETFYDRLERKIQEQFLALDIEKQMSKEEILEAYMNTINLGQNTLGVQSASKRYFNKDVSELTLSECAVIAGITQNPSLYNPITNPEENAKRREEVLNKMLDQGYIDQAAYDEAMADDVYARIQTVNSQIGEDSPYSYFVDALSEQVINDLQSKLGYTETQAYNALYSGGLTIISTQNLALQQICDEEMNNDSNYPWLKEVGLSSYALTVTRADGTVENYSEGHVEAFRAETYGSTEGLTFSSEEEANSVIAAWKASIAKEGDTYDESIILTPQPQASVTLMDQATGQIKALVGGRGAKQTSQSLNRAYTGSKRQPGSCFKILSAYAPALDTNQITLANVIKDEPWTYSDGTKFKNAGNSYMGNITVREAIANSQNTCAVKTIQQITPDLGYEYAKENFSMSTLVDNDKYEPIALGGLTDGVYNYELCAAFASIANGGVYNTPTLYTKILDHDGNVLIENPSESHTAIKDSTAALLTSAMESVVTSGTGRAAALSNMPVAGKTGTADEDKDLWFCGYTPYYTCCVWGGYDDPKSLTNIDTTFRLRIWNSIMSRVHAGLETRDFQMPASVEQKTICTITGKLARAGSCPSVTEYFATDNVATEVCPGHGSVDSGDSDNTANQDANTSSDSGNTDTGNTGNTGSGSGDSGNTGGGSGDSGNTGGGSGDSGNTGGGSGDSGNTGGGSGDSGNTGGGSGDSGNTGGGSGDSGNTEGQ
- a CDS encoding phosphatase PAP2 family protein; the encoded protein is MDFLWLLEGIRTPSMDKIMQVITYFGQELILVGIICFLYWCVNKKLAYQLGFTYFSAGLIVQTLKISFRIPRPWVLDPSFHAVESAVPDATGYSFPSGHTQGASSFFFPLFTWTRKKWLKVLCIFAPLCVGFSRMYLGCHTPKDVLASLGVSALCTWLIWHFRALFLEDSPHSRSVFAAMLIFSAGAAIYALLLLKNGIVTEELASDCCKAAGAGMGFAVGWYLERTRIRFSTAAKNRRIQAAKLICGLGMLLLIKGGLSFILGTSILAKMIEYFILILWIIVIYPAIFQKILGTAQET
- a CDS encoding YigZ family protein — its product is MKMEYRLVYQGGEGEITEKKSRFIATVLPVSNEDEAVAFVESMKKKYWDATHNCSAYVIGEHYEVQRCSDDGEPSGTAGKPMLDVLLGEDLHDTAVVVTRYFGGTLLGTGGLVRAYSAAVKEGLLSSTIITRKRGVKLNLETDYTGLGKIQYIFGERNIAILDTEYTDRVALEALVPEELLDKIKEEVTEATAGRANITEGGPCFYAEINGKTRVLE